ACCCGAATATACGCCAATAAGCTTAATTTTGCTACCTTTGCGCTTTCCATTTACCCTTGTTTCGGCTTATGTACGCATCATTCTACGAATTTTTCAAATACACCTTCGGCATTGATTTGCCTTTTTTGTCGCTGTTCAAAGTGTTTGGCTTCCTGATGGCACTTTCTTTTGTGGCGGCTGCCTATTTATTGTATGTAGAGTTTCGGCGTTTGGAAGATGCGGGTTTGCTCAAAGCCGTAAAAGAAACCCACCTGATAGGCGTGCGGGCGCAATGGCACGAGGTATTGCTCCAAAGTGTGGTGGGTTTTGTGCTGTTTTATAAATTGGGCTGGATAGTGCAGCACCTCAGCGCATTTACCCGCGCACCCGAACAATTTATTGCCAACACCCAAGGCAATCTGTGGGCGGGTATCATCGGTGCCGTGGCGATGGGAGCTTATTTTTATTACGACAAAAACCGCCAAGCCCTGCCCCGCCCACAACAAGTACAGGAAATGGTATATCCGCACCAGCGCGTGATGGATATAGTAGTGATAGCGGCTTTGTTTGGCGTGTTGGGTTCCAAGGTATTTTCCAGCCTCGAAAACTGGAACGATTTCGTGCGCGACCCCCTCGGCAGCCTTTTGTCGTTTTCGGGGCTTACCTTTTACGGCGGTCTTATTTTTGCCACCATCGCCCTCATCTATTTTGCCCGCAAAAAACAAATTCCTTTGCTGCGCTTTATGGACGCTACCGCCCCCGGCTTAATTTTGGCTTATGGCATTGGGCGGCTCGGCTGCCACTTTGCCGGCGATGGCGACTGGGGCATTGTAAATACCGCCGCCAAACCCGCTTTTTTGCCGCAATGGTTATGGGCTTTTGATTATCCGCACAATGTAGCCAAAGAGGGCGTACCCATTCCGAACTGCGAAGGCGAGTATTGTTTTGTGTTGCAGCCGCCCGTATTTCCTACCCCTTTATACGAATTTGCGCTGGGTCTGCTTATCGCTGCCCTTTTGTGGCGTTTGCGCAAAAAACTCACGCCTTATCCCGGGCTGTTGTTTGCGCTGTATCTCATCTTCAACGGCATAGAGCGTTTCAGCATCGAAGCCATACGGGTCAATCCACGCTATGATGTGTTGGGGCTACATTTGTCGCTGTCGCAGATTATTGCACTTGGTTTGGTAGCAGCTGGTTTGGCGATGTATTTTTTGTTGCGGAAACGATATACCCCAAAGCCGCAGTGATATAGAATAAGTACCGAGCAAAAGAAGATATTCTTTGAAAAAGTTGAAGGCATATCAATTCATTGTCATTGATTCTGTCAATAGTGGCGGCTTTAAATCTAAATTCAAAAACGCGGTAAGGTGTGTTTTTAAAAAAAAATATCTTACCCAATACATTATTTTAATTTTTCCATGATTACATTACAAAACATTCAAGAAAGTGCAGCCTATTTGCGTGAACGCGGTTTTGAGGGTGCTGCTGCCGGTATTATCTTAGGCTCCGGAATAGGCAGGATAGTGCAACAAATAGAGCAAGCACAGATAATCCCCTACTCATCAATTCCCCATTTTCCACTTTCTACGGTTACTTTTCACGAGGGCAATTTAATATTTGGCACTGTTGCAGGCAAAAAAGTGATAGTAATGCAAGGTCGCTTTCATTTATACGAAGGTTATACGGCTGCGCAAGTCACCTATCCTTTGCGCGTAATGCACGCACTTGGTATTGATAATTTATTAATCAGCAATGCCGCTGGCGGGCTTAATCCGGCGTTCAACCGAGGCGACCTGATGCTCATCGAAGACCATATAAATCTCATGAGCGATTCGCCTTTGAATCTGTCCAATATCAATGATTTTGGCGAGCGATTTGTGGATATGTACGAGCCATACAGCGCAGTACTCCGAAAAAAGGTAAGCGATATAGCCGCCGAAAAAGGAATAAAACTCCCTTCGGGCATTTATGTAGCTTTATTGGGTCCCCAGTTTGAAACCAAAGCAGAATATCGTTTTATGCGCCTCACCGGAGCAGATGCCGTAGGAATGAGTACCGTTCCCGAAGCCATTGTAGCCAAACAATTAGGAATACCCTGCCTCGCAATTTCGATACTCACCAACAATTGCGACCCCGATCGCATCAGACCCGTCAATGATATTCAGGAAATAGTAGATACCGCCAACCAAGCCGATGCGCAATTATCCATTTTGCTGACGGAGCTGTTGAAAAATTTGTAGCAACATATTACTACAAAATCTTTTTTTTGTACGGAGTTTATTAAATTTCCCAAACATACACCGCCTTTATTTTTTCAATAATTGCTGTATATAGTGCATAATAATTGCCGTTCCGCCGCGCCGTTGTTGCACATATTGGGCATTGATGCTGCCCCTTTGCCGCCTTTTTGGTTCGTGGCAACACAGTTCGCCGAGCAGGACGGCGGCATTTTCGGGAGTAGCTGCCGCCACTGCACCTCCCGCCGCCACCAACTCCACCGCTTCGTTGAAAGATTGGTACTTTTTGCCAAAAACTAAAGGCACACCAAAAACCGCCGCCTCCAAAATATTGTGTATTCCCTTGCCAAATCCGCCGCCGATATACGCTATATCCGCATAGCGGTAGCATTGCGACAGCAGCCCGATAGTATCCAATATCAGCACCTGAGCGCGGGCGAGCAAAGCCTCTGGTTGGTCGGCTGCCTGCAATTGTGTATAGCGCACAACGCCCCTGTTTTGCCACACCTCACACAAAGCAACTATTTCTTTTTCATTGATTTCGTGCGGAGCGATAAGAATTTTCCAAGATGCAGCTTCCTTTTGTGCGCTCCATAGCACCAAAGCCGCTTCATCGGCTTGCCAGGTGCTCCCCGCCACTATCAAAGGTTGAGTTTGTTTAAAATCGGCGAGCCAGCGCAACTCGGCAGCGTGGGAAACAGCAGTGGCAGCCACGCGGTCGAAGCGGGTGTCGGGAGCAATTTGGCAATGCGCAATGCCGATATGCTGCAAAAGCCGCAGAGAGTTTTCATTTTGTACAAATATTTTATCAAAAAAATGCAATGCCTTGCGCAAAGTAACACCGTACCATTTAAAATAAGGCTTGCTGCTGTCAAAATAAGCCGAAATCAGCACTGCCGGAATTTGCCGTTGGTGTGCCTCCTGCAAAAAGAAATACCATATTTCGTATTTCACAAAAACAACAAGGTCGGGCTGCACGAGGTCGTAAAAATCGCGGGCATTGGCGGCAGTATCGGCGGGCATATAAAGCACTGCCGCCGCCAAAGGGTAATTGCGGCGCACTTCGTAGCCCGAAGGCGAAAAAAAACTGAGGATAATTTCTACATCGCTGCCATAATGTTGCGTAAGGCTTTCAATGAGGGGTCGTCCCTGTTCAAATTCTCCCAAAGAAGCACAATGCACCCACACACGCCGGAGGGTGGCGGTTTTTGGGGGCAACTGTTGTGCTGTTTGTTTGCGCCAGTTTTTTCTGCCCGCTGTCCACGCCTTAGCTTTTTGATGAAAAGGA
The window above is part of the Sphingobacteriales bacterium genome. Proteins encoded here:
- a CDS encoding prolipoprotein diacylglyceryl transferase encodes the protein MYASFYEFFKYTFGIDLPFLSLFKVFGFLMALSFVAAAYLLYVEFRRLEDAGLLKAVKETHLIGVRAQWHEVLLQSVVGFVLFYKLGWIVQHLSAFTRAPEQFIANTQGNLWAGIIGAVAMGAYFYYDKNRQALPRPQQVQEMVYPHQRVMDIVVIAALFGVLGSKVFSSLENWNDFVRDPLGSLLSFSGLTFYGGLIFATIALIYFARKKQIPLLRFMDATAPGLILAYGIGRLGCHFAGDGDWGIVNTAAKPAFLPQWLWAFDYPHNVAKEGVPIPNCEGEYCFVLQPPVFPTPLYEFALGLLIAALLWRLRKKLTPYPGLLFALYLIFNGIERFSIEAIRVNPRYDVLGLHLSLSQIIALGLVAAGLAMYFLLRKRYTPKPQ
- a CDS encoding purine-nucleoside phosphorylase — protein: MITLQNIQESAAYLRERGFEGAAAGIILGSGIGRIVQQIEQAQIIPYSSIPHFPLSTVTFHEGNLIFGTVAGKKVIVMQGRFHLYEGYTAAQVTYPLRVMHALGIDNLLISNAAGGLNPAFNRGDLMLIEDHINLMSDSPLNLSNINDFGERFVDMYEPYSAVLRKKVSDIAAEKGIKLPSGIYVALLGPQFETKAEYRFMRLTGADAVGMSTVPEAIVAKQLGIPCLAISILTNNCDPDRIRPVNDIQEIVDTANQADAQLSILLTELLKNL
- a CDS encoding 3-deoxy-D-manno-octulosonic acid transferase, giving the protein MLLSLAFYRLAVKTYTAAIALAAPFHQKAKAWTAGRKNWRKQTAQQLPPKTATLRRVWVHCASLGEFEQGRPLIESLTQHYGSDVEIILSFFSPSGYEVRRNYPLAAAVLYMPADTAANARDFYDLVQPDLVVFVKYEIWYFFLQEAHQRQIPAVLISAYFDSSKPYFKWYGVTLRKALHFFDKIFVQNENSLRLLQHIGIAHCQIAPDTRFDRVAATAVSHAAELRWLADFKQTQPLIVAGSTWQADEAALVLWSAQKEAASWKILIAPHEINEKEIVALCEVWQNRGVVRYTQLQAADQPEALLARAQVLILDTIGLLSQCYRYADIAYIGGGFGKGIHNILEAAVFGVPLVFGKKYQSFNEAVELVAAGGAVAAATPENAAVLLGELCCHEPKRRQRGSINAQYVQQRRGGTAIIMHYIQQLLKK